A window of the Cryptosporidium parvum Iowa II chromosome 7, whole genome shotgun sequence genome harbors these coding sequences:
- a CDS encoding SWIB domain protein: MGYRHISSDDCENSIEVDCTIVKNMQAPSQEVENHFSSIPVTSLNLEEKHEEGRTLKKIKAKEKTYTIKTVIDKHIGTDWANSRIMTNLIPSKDCIESQIAIIMSSCNLNVITLRKLYAILSICFNINLLNIDIQNVYQIIRENLLKQRKTDKQEIKKTKRVRDKKKNQIKGLIKFMGEDIVSIKSCALRIKQYCEENKLVHPSNAKIFTLDQNLKDIFPGRDSISKNVNDIQNLLKISNTEIEKECSNLHEQTINENDALKL; encoded by the coding sequence ATGGGGTACAGACACATTTCATCAGATGACTGTGAAAATAGCATTGAAGTTGATTGTACCATAGTTAAAAATATGCAAGCACCTTCTCAAGAAGTTGAGAACCATTTTTCATCCATTCCTGTAACTTCCCTtaatttagaagaaaaacaTGAGGAAGGTAGGaccttaaaaaaaataaaagcaAAAGAAAAGACTTATACGATAAAAACGGTCATTGATAAACATATTGGGACAGACTGGGcaaattcaagaattatGACCAACTTAATCCCATCCAAGGATTGTATAGAGTCTCAAATTGCAATCATTATGAGCAGCTGCAACTTGAATGTAATTACATTAAGGAAGCTATATGCTATTCTTTCGATATGTTTCAATATCAACCTGCTGAACATCGATATTCAAAATGTCtatcaaattattagagAGAACTTATTGAAACAAAGAAAAACCGATAaacaagaaataaaaaagacCAAAAGAGTTCGTgacaagaaaaaaaatcaaataaaaggTTTAATAAAGTTCATGGGTGAAGATATTGTCTCAATAAAATCGTGTGCATTGAGGATTAAACAATATTGCGAAGAAAACAAATTAGTTCACCCATCAAATGCGAAAATATTTACGCTTGATCAAAATCTGAAAGATATATTTCCAGGAAGAGACTCCATTAGTAAAAATGTTAACGATATTCAAAACTTGCTTAAGATTTCAAATACAGAAATAGAGAAAGAGTGCTCAAATCTTCACGAGCAGACGATTAACGAAAACGATGCTTTAaaactttaa
- a CDS encoding importin/karyopherin (Arm repeats), producing the protein MDALCKLYEGFSSPDGSIRQESETQFNNLKQSDPNTFLQLTLGILQQQPNSQYRVQAAISLRNVFREFVLTPDNCIWNKVSAENQAICLATLLKCLETEQVNVVSLNLSDTVSLIAMELFPCGKWPDLLPFLFRLISNLQNYTGATTAPESVSIPARHAFRIIGEIMPVLDDVVTSHRDNIVSTINTALQFPDVEIRFEAIGLISSIVESNDKKNWSPLVPLIPSILETLQNLISAQHALVIDVLYRLTTISESEPAFYRQHFSIFFPQILNIAKNIQLSTDIRQAAMECLLCIVETRPMMCVKHPSFVNDMVSTLLSFMLEFDDDPNWSEISPEQEENDLESDIDDDDCLYPIGEEGLDRLARALDADSFIPIFYQFVTIYMQETSAHPWKYRYAAIMAIAQTIEYLPEDDDNYQDRIGQIISRVLGFLQDQFPRVRYACCQTIGQISLDHSPFIQEAFHSSVIPQLIQAIDDPISKVSSHALSALINFTEEVVAEDLQPYVRPLMEKLLGILHKHPQPPRIVREQCITMVAVIAGVIENDFTPYYSTVIPYLKKTMNEASPQLRTLKGKCIECITIIGFSIDYSIFKNDAQEIMLVFLQLLGSGLKGDDPLKEYLQEALQRMCRIMKQDFVPYLPHLLPGIFNILETREDSLATKLLNSNDSSSDEVDKSDGGSLGMLSAHDFIGMRTSLVLDMESSLDILNTFIEVLGPSYHEYIAGTIKVIHPLIRFSLSDEIKEKTYEVLSGLLKIMRELAERDSNIRTQFSQIMNELITLFLSVMDEECRTGTIDSQVIVINGVQECLDSFGNNILNNEQVAIIASRCFDMLQQSFVRRRKLDERSVGENGEIQAKLDVDDDDDKRCIEEEKEQEQELRLNILGILGVLMKYYPNVYWERVGNITIQLVSQHIVKVHNNVEDRVLGFHLSADVFQYLCPTAYQHCLPWIQHILEGINDPIASIQQNCAYSLAQAAKLEQFSGVLNDALQVLLLRLQSKTKGKSFNLAKDNCISVLSNIIVHHQGSINNINEIVNLWISLLPIKYDTDEAQNSHTALMNLVDSKNPLILGQNLENFPRILAIFIDIYGTSMSNDSLNSRIKLLIAQTGPNNLQSFAANFSKKQIDKLQKLCQ; encoded by the coding sequence ATGGACGCCTTGTGTAAACTTTATGAAGGTTTTTCATCGCCTGATGGCTCTATAAGACAGGAATCAGAGACACAATTTAACAACTTGAAGCAATCCGACCCAAATAcatttcttcaattaacTCTTGGGATTTTACAGCAACAACCGAATTCACAATATCGAGTGCAAGCAGCTATATCGTTAAGAAATGTTTTTAGGGAGTTTGTTCTTACTCCAGATAATTGTATATGGAATAAGGTTTCTGCTGAAAACCAAGCAATTTGCCTTGCAACTTTATTGAAATGTCTTGAAACTGAGCAAGTGAATGTAGTTTCCTTAAATTTAAGTGATACTGTGTCTCTTATTGCAATGGAGTTGTTTCCATGTGGGAAATGGCCAGATTTACTACCATTTTTATTCAGGTTAATATCTAATTTACAGAATTATACAGGCGCAACTACTGCTCCAGAATCAGTTTCGATTCCTGCGCGTCATGCATTTAGGATTATTGGAGAAATAATGCCAGTTTTAGATGATGTAGTCACTTCTCATAGAGACAATATAGTCTCTACAATTAATACAGCACTGCAATTTCCAGACGTGGAAATAAGATTCGAAGCTATTGGActtatttcttcaattgtTGAGTCTAACGATAAAAAGAATTGGTCACCTTTAGTCCCACTTATACCATCCATTTTAGAAActcttcaaaatttaatatctGCTCAGCACGCTTTGGTTATTGATGTGCTGTATCGTTTAACTACAATATCTGAATCAGAACCAGCATTTTATCGTCAGCATTTCTCTATTTTCTTCCcacaaattttaaatattgcaaAGAACATACAGTTATCAACTGATATAAGACAAGCTGCAATGGAGTGTTTACTTTGCATTGTTGAAACTCGTCCAATGATGTGCGTGAAACATCCTTCTTTTGTTAATGATATGGTTTCAACTTTACTAAGTTTTATGTTAgaatttgatgatgatCCAAATTGGTCTGAAATTAGTCCAGAACAAGAAGAGAATGATTTGGAGTCAGATATCGATGATGATGATTGTTTATATCCTATTGGAGAAGAAGGTTTAGACAGGCTTGCAAGAGCTCTTGATGCAGATTCCTTTATTCCTATATTCTACCAATTTGTAACAATTTATATGCAAGAGACATCTGCCCATCCATGGAAATATAGATATGCAGCTATAATGGCAATTGCGCAGACAATTGAATATCTTCCAGAGGATGATGACAATTACCAAGATAGAATTGGACAAATTATTTCCAGAGTATTGGGATTTTTACAAGATCAATTCCCTCGTGTAAGGTATGCTTGTTGTCAAACGATAGGACAAATATCATTAGACCATTCTCCTTTTATTCAGGAGGCATTCCACTCTTCTGTAATTCCACAATTGATACAGGCAATAGATGATCCAATCAGTAAGGTTTCATCACACGCGTTATCCGCATTAATCAATTTCACCGAAGAGGTTGTTGCTGAGGACCTACAACCCTATGTACGACCCCTTATGGAGAAGCTGTTAGGAATATTACATAAACATCCACAACCTCCTAGAATTGTAAGAGAGCAATGTATCACGATGGTGGCAGTTATTGCCGGagtaattgaaaatgaCTTTACTCCTTATTACTCTACAGTTATTCCGTATCTCAAAAAAACTATGAATGAGGCCTCTCCCCAACTTAGAACCCTTAAGGGAAAATGTATTGAATGCATCACGATCATTGGATTTTCAATAGATTATTCCATCTTCAAGAATGATGCTCAGGAAATAATGTTGGTATTTCTACAATTACTTGGTAGTGGTCTAAAAGGGGATGATCCActaaaagaatatttacaaGAAGCTTTACAGAGAATGTGCCGTATAATGAAACAAGATTTCGTTCCATATTTGCCTCATCTATTACCAggaatctttaatatattggaaACGCGAGAAGATAGTCTGGCAACTAAATTGCTAAATTCCAACGATTCATCTTCAGATGAAGTTGATAAGAGTGACGGCGGTTCATTAGGAATGCTATCAGCACATGACTTCATCGGAATGAGAACATCATTGGTATTAGATATGGAATCTTCATTGGACATTCTTAATACTTTTATTGAAGTGCTTGGGCCAAGTTATCACGAATATATTGCAGGCAcaataaaagtaattcatCCACTTATAAGATTCTCGTTAtctgatgaaattaaagaaaaaacatATGAGGTTTTAAGTGgtttattaaagataatgCGAGAATTAGCGGAAAGAGACTCTAATATTAGGACACAATTTTCACAGATAATGAATGAACTCATCACTCTATTCTTGTCTGTAATGGATGAGGAATGTAGAACTGGTACTATTGATAGCCAAGTAATTGTTATTAACGGGGTACAAGAATGTTTAGATTCATTTGGCaacaatatattgaataatgAACAAGTAGCAATAATTGCATCTAGATGCTTTGATATGCTTCAACAAAGTTTTGttagaagaagaaagcTTGATGAAAGATCAGTAGGGGAAAATGGCGAGATACAAGCAAAATTGGAtgttgatgatgatgatgacaAACGTTgtattgaagaagaaaaagaacaaGAGCAAGAACTTAGGCTAAATATTTTGGGGATTCTCGGTGTTTTGATGAAATACTACCCGAATGTATATTGGGAAAGAGTGGGAAATATTACTATCCAGTTGGTTTCCCAACATATAGTTAAAGTTCATAACAATGTAGAAGATAGAGTACTAGGCTTCCACCTTTCGGCAGACGttttccaatatttatGTCCAACGGCCTACCAACATTGTCTACCATGGATACAACATATTTTGGAAGGTATTAACGACCCAATTGCAAGTATTCAACAGAATTGTGCATATTCACTAGCACAAGCTGCAAAACTAGAACAATTTTCTGGAGTATTAAATGATGCACTACAAGTATTGTTGCTAAGATTGCAGAGTAAAACCAAAGGCAAATCGTTTAACCTTGCAAAGGATAATTGTATAAGCGTCTTAAGCAATATTATTGTTCATCACCAAGGATctattaacaatattaatgaaatagtGAACCTTTGGATTTCGTTATTACCTATAAAATACGATACAGATGAAGCACAGAACTCTCATACAGCATTGATGAATTTAGTAGACTCAAAGAATCCACTCATTTTGGGTCAAAACTTAGAAAATTTTCCTAGAATTTTGGCAATATTCATTGATATATATGGTACCTCAATGTCTAATGATTCACTAAATTCGAGAATTAAACTATTAATTGCTCAAACTGGCCCTAATAATCTTCAAAGTTTTGCAGcaaatttttcaaagaaGCAGATTGATAAGCTTCAAAAGCTTTGCCAATAA
- a CDS encoding JAB domain containing protein has translation MKIEFNQTSYEKILSHSIKYPQSFIDGVLIGYSSGQTNLIITDSFPLSHGPKLPLMVTLGIQYAQGYCDILNRLDKSPKLEIIGFYSGLPDEKCLNSGGSKTYLDLISEKLLANNKNSILVTFSGQKVLFKESINVYLLRNKQLLLHTFIEDPLRLETKRLKDLEYYNLCDFEDHLCNIQPKLVNNPLPI, from the coding sequence atgaagatagAATTTAATCAGACTTCATATGAGAAGATTCTTTCACACTCAATAAAATATCCACAAAGTTTTATTGATGGAGTATTAATAGGTTATTCTAGTGGGCAAacaaatttgattattactGATTCATTTCCGCTTTCGCATGGGCCAAAGCTCCCACTTATGGTTACTCTTGGTATACAATATGCCCAAGGATATTGCGATATACTAAATCGCCTAGATAAATCTCCTAAACTTGAGATTATTGGGTTCTATTCGGGACTTCCTGATGAGAAGTGTCTTAATTCCGGAGGATCGAAGACATATCTTGACCTTATTTCAGAGAAGCTATTAGCAAACAACAAAAATTCGATACTTGTCACATTTTCTGGACAAAAAGTGCTATTCAAAGAGAGCATTAATGTGTATTTACTTAGAAATAAACAACTACTATTACACACGTTCATCGAAGATCCTTTAAGGCTCGAAACGAAAAGACTAAAAGACTTAGAGTACTACAACCTATGCGATTTCGAAGATCATTTATGTAATATACAACCTAAACTTGTAAATAATCCATTGCCAATTTAA